In Thiothrix unzii, the sequence GCGAAGGCAAAGAGCCGATTGAGTTATTGGATGAAGTGGAAACGGTGCTGAAGATTAAATGCGCCCCGATTACCTGGCCTATTGGTATGGGCAAACGCCTCAAAGGGATTTACCACCTCTACGAAGACAAAGTAATCCTCTACAAACCCAGCACCGAACGCCGTCAGGATTACGAAGAAGTCCAAGGCTTAGATAACCCCGAACTCGATACACTACTAGGCACGCAAGCCGACGAGTTACGCGAAGAAATCGAATTGGTGAAAGGCGCAAGCCACGAATTCGACTTGCAAGCTTATCTCGACGGCAAGCTCACTCCGGTGTATTTCGGCACCGCGTTAAACAGTTTCGGTATCCGCGAATTGCTGGATGGTTTCGTGGAAAACGCGCCCGCGCCGCAAGCCCGCCCGACCACTACCCGCAAAGTCGAAGCCGCCGAAGAGCCTTTCACCGGCTTTGTTTTCAAAATCCAAGCGAATATGGATCCGCAACACCGTGACCGCATGGCGTTTATGCGCATCTGTTCCGGCAAGTTTGAAAAGGGCATGAAAGCCAAGCACGTGCGCATCGGTAAAGAAGTGAAAATCCCCGACGCGCTCACCTTTATGGCTTCCGACCGCGAACACGTGCAGGACGCTTACCCCGGCGATATTATCGGCATCCACAATCACGGCAGCATTCGCATCGGCGATACTTTTACCCAAGGCGAAAATCTGCAATTTACCGGGATTCCTAACTTTGCCCCGGAATTATTCCGTCGTGCGCAATTACGTGATCCGCTGAAAATGAAGCAATTGCAAAAAGGTTTGGCGGAATTGTGCGAAGAAGGCGCGACTCAGCTTTTCAAACCGCTCAATAACAATGACCTGATCCTCGGTGCGGTCGGTGTGTTGCAGTTCGATGTAGTGGCGCAACGCCTCAAAGACGAATACAAAGTCGACGCGCTGTTTGAAGGCGTAAACGTGCAAACCGCACGCTGGGTTACGTCCACCAACGAGAAAAAGTTTGAAGAGTTCAAAGCGAAAGCCTCGCAAAACCTCGCTTACGACCATTCGGGGGAACTGGTGTACATCGCGCCGACCCGCATTAACCTGCAAATGGCGCAGGAAAAATGGCCGGATATTAAGTTCCACTCTACTCGTGAGCATGGCGTAGCGGTGTAAACCGCTGACTTCACGGTGCAACCACCTGCGCGGTAATTTGCAATTCCGCGCGTTGCCCTGCGCCTAACCAGCCAACGTTCCACACGCCCGTCGCGGGATCATAATCGCCCGGCGGCGTGGCGGTTTGAAAGCGTAACTCCGGCGGCAAACGGTCTTGCACTTGCACCCCGGATGCTTCATCGGTTCCGGCATTGAGCAGGCTCAAGGTGTATGTGACACTTTCGCCGCGCGTGACGCTGTTTTTATTGGCTTGTTTGCTGAGTTGTAAATCAATT encodes:
- a CDS encoding peptide chain release factor 3, coding for MTELQQETARRRTFAIISHPDAGKTTMTEKVLLFGGAIQLAGTIKGRKAGRHATSDWMTMEKERGISVTSSVMQFPYNGRIVNLLDTPGHEDFSEDTYRVLTAVDSALMVIDVAKGVEERTINLMEVCRLRDTPIMTFINKLDREGKEPIELLDEVETVLKIKCAPITWPIGMGKRLKGIYHLYEDKVILYKPSTERRQDYEEVQGLDNPELDTLLGTQADELREEIELVKGASHEFDLQAYLDGKLTPVYFGTALNSFGIRELLDGFVENAPAPQARPTTTRKVEAAEEPFTGFVFKIQANMDPQHRDRMAFMRICSGKFEKGMKAKHVRIGKEVKIPDALTFMASDREHVQDAYPGDIIGIHNHGSIRIGDTFTQGENLQFTGIPNFAPELFRRAQLRDPLKMKQLQKGLAELCEEGATQLFKPLNNNDLILGAVGVLQFDVVAQRLKDEYKVDALFEGVNVQTARWVTSTNEKKFEEFKAKASQNLAYDHSGELVYIAPTRINLQMAQEKWPDIKFHSTREHGVAV